The following are encoded together in the Juglans microcarpa x Juglans regia isolate MS1-56 chromosome 2D, Jm3101_v1.0, whole genome shotgun sequence genome:
- the LOC121250839 gene encoding UPF0481 protein At3g47200-like produces MGSTAINGDRITSLIKFTISQELSMLPKPSIFRAPTILYRLNPQAYIPDAFSFGPLHHDKPNLKPAEKIKARYLRGLISRSPSPDTKLRELVRSIEAVEREARQCYAGQIDYTPDEFIQILLIDGCFIIELLRKNAYHELREDDDPIFTMSCMLQFLNHDLILLENQVPWMVLERLFCITMEHRDQKYSLMQLAMEFFANIFSSTRSSTSPAVDRSILQDIEHILDLLRKLLISSVGGDEERELGWRPMPSATSLAEAGIKFRQRKEFHSILDIDFKNGVLEIPLLLIQETTETIFRNLISFEQCYPNCKARFTSYAVLLDNLINTTKDVNILCDNHIIANWLNPEDAVQFFNKLYHNSYVKEYYYLRVCRDVNKYCQRRLPRWRAVLVRNYFNNPWAILSILVVFASLILSLLQTVFTIKQK; encoded by the coding sequence ATGGGTTCGACTGCTATTAATGGAGATCGCATTACCTCTTTGATAAAATTTACGATATCCCAAGAACTGTCAATGCTGCCCAAGCCTTCCATCTTCAGAGCCCCCACCATTCTCTACAGGCTTAATCCACAAGCTTACATCCCCGATGCATTTTCCTTTGGCCCTCTTCATCATGACAAACCAAACTTGAAACCCGCAGAAAAAATCAAAGCTCGGTATTTGCGAGGCCTTATCTCTAGGTCACCCTCTCCGGACACAAAGCTAAGAGAACTCGTCAGATCCATCGAGGCTGTGGAGAGAGAGGCTCGTCAATGTTACGCAGGGCAAATCGATTACACCCCAGAtgaatttattcaaattttgttaattgatggtTGCTTCATCATTGAGCTACTCCGCAAGAATGCTTATCATGAGCTTAGAGAAGATGATGATCCGATTTTTACCATGTCTTGCATGCTCCAATTCCTCAACCATGACCTGATATTGCTTGAAAACCAAGTTCCTTGGATGGTACTCGAGCGTTTGTTTTGCATAACCATGGAACATAGAGACCAAAAGTACTCCCTAATGCAACTTGCCATGGAATTTTTTGCTAATATTTTCTCATCCACACGGTCTAGTACTAGTCCTGCTGTGGATCGCTCTATACTCCAAGACATAGAGCATATTCTCGACCTGTTAAGAAAATTGTTGATTTCATCAGTTGGAGGAGACGAAGAGCGGGAGCTAGGATGGCGACCCATGCCTTCTGCCACGAGCCTCGCCGAGGCTGGAATCAAATTTAGACAGCGTAAGGAGTTCCACAGCATCTTGGACATAGATTTCAAAAATGGTGTCCTTGAGATCCCTCTTTTACTAATCCAAGAGACGACAGAAACCATCTTTAGAAATCTCATTAGTTTTGAACAATGTTACCCGAATTGCAAAGCTAGGTTCACTTCCTATGCCGTGCTCCTTGACAATCTCATTAACACTACCAAGGATGTGAACATACTTTGCGACAACCATATTATTGCTAACTGGTTGAATCCAGAAGATGCAGTCCAGTTCTTCAACAAGCTTTACCACAATTCTTATGTCAAGGAATACTATTACCTAAGAGTTTGCCGGGATGTGAATAAATATTGCCAACGCAGGTTGCCCAGATGGCGTGCAGTGCTTGTGCGCAACTATTTCAACAATCCATGGGCTATTCTTTCGATACTGGTTGTTTTTGCGTCATTGATCCTCTCCTTGTTACAAACTGTGTTTACCATAAAACAGAAGTag